One region of Brachybacterium saurashtrense genomic DNA includes:
- a CDS encoding Gfo/Idh/MocA family protein encodes MTDLRIGIIGFGARGSLSRHAHHPGEGSRITVVADPSERGKEAAREALGEDVAIVDGVEELLAQHEVDAVMVLAPDYAHASVALRTLEAGIPTFCEKPMAITVEDTDAMLALAKEKRARLYIGHNMRHMPVVRQMKAIVDSGRIGRVRAIWCRHFVGTGGDFYFKDWHAERAKATSLLLQKGAHDIDVIHWLAGGYTRRVSGIGDLAVYGDITDRRDNSDRRMWDWFDADIWPPTAQKELNPVIDVEDISMIQMRLDNGVLASYQQCHFTPDYFRSYTVIGDAGRIENMGDGSGDQIHLWESRRSGPGRPDAVEVIARAEGGHGGADPSLIAEFLGFVRHGGVTDVSAVAAREAVATGVYGAESIRHDGMPYDVPPVPEDVRRYFDDGQA; translated from the coding sequence ATGACAGACCTCCGCATCGGCATCATCGGCTTCGGCGCCCGGGGCTCCCTGTCCCGTCATGCCCATCACCCCGGGGAGGGGTCCCGCATCACCGTCGTCGCGGATCCGAGCGAGCGCGGGAAGGAGGCGGCACGGGAGGCGCTCGGCGAGGACGTCGCGATCGTCGACGGCGTCGAGGAGCTGCTCGCCCAGCACGAGGTGGACGCCGTGATGGTGCTCGCCCCGGACTACGCCCATGCCTCCGTGGCGCTGCGCACGCTGGAGGCCGGCATCCCCACCTTCTGCGAGAAGCCGATGGCGATCACGGTGGAGGACACCGACGCGATGCTGGCGCTGGCCAAGGAGAAGCGGGCCCGGCTGTACATCGGCCACAACATGCGCCACATGCCGGTGGTGCGGCAGATGAAGGCGATCGTGGACTCGGGCCGGATCGGCCGGGTGCGGGCGATCTGGTGCCGCCACTTCGTGGGCACCGGGGGCGACTTCTACTTCAAGGACTGGCACGCCGAGCGGGCGAAGGCGACCAGCCTGCTACTGCAGAAGGGTGCGCACGACATCGACGTGATCCACTGGCTCGCCGGCGGCTACACGCGCCGCGTCTCCGGCATCGGCGACCTCGCCGTCTACGGTGACATCACCGACCGGCGCGACAACTCGGACCGCCGCATGTGGGACTGGTTCGATGCGGACATCTGGCCGCCCACCGCCCAGAAGGAGCTCAACCCCGTGATCGACGTCGAGGACATCTCGATGATCCAGATGCGCCTGGACAACGGTGTGCTCGCCTCGTACCAGCAGTGCCACTTCACCCCGGACTACTTCCGCAGCTACACGGTGATCGGGGACGCCGGGCGGATCGAGAACATGGGCGACGGCAGCGGTGACCAGATCCACCTGTGGGAGTCGCGCCGCTCCGGCCCGGGCCGCCCCGACGCGGTGGAGGTGATCGCCCGGGCCGAGGGCGGCCACGGCGGCGCGGATCCGAGCCTGATCGCGGAGTTCCTGGGCTTCGTGCGCCACGGAGGCGTCACGGACGTCTCCGCCGTCGCGGCCCGGGAGGCCGTGGCCACGGGCGTGTACGGCGCGGAGTCGATCCGCCACGACGGGATGCCGTACGACGTCCCGCCGGTGCCGGAGGACGTGCGCCGCTACTTCGACGACGGGCAGGCGTGA